One genomic window of Candidatus Kuenenia stuttgartiensis includes the following:
- a CDS encoding DUF433 domain-containing protein yields MTVNPKILGGKPIIKGTRITVEFILDLYNCAILNRHYGLQNCATKGMINSGLFCMVSKV; encoded by the coding sequence ATCACAGTAAATCCAAAGATACTTGGTGGAAAGCCAATCATTAAAGGAACAAGGATTACGGTAGAGTTTATCCTTGATCTATATAACTGCGCAATATTAAACAGACATTATGGACTGCAGAACTGCGCCACTAAAGGGATGATCAACTCTGGATTATTTTGCATGGTATCGAAAGTGTGA
- a CDS encoding IS630 family transposase: MIVFEDEASFRQSPTLHATWAPRHVQPEVLSGGQRNTQKIFGAVAVLTGQSLFRRREAQFNHETYVEFLEDMTKFFFRRGHRIYFIQDNASYHKHPTTYEWFSKNRKYTEVFNLPPYSPDFNAQEKLWKYTRKQATHNRYHETETDLCAALTHTFDTMQNNPELIIPLVAQFCSP, translated from the coding sequence CTGATTGTTTTTGAAGACGAAGCGTCGTTCCGCCAAAGTCCCACACTCCATGCCACGTGGGCGCCACGACATGTTCAGCCAGAAGTTTTGTCCGGTGGGCAACGCAATACCCAGAAAATATTCGGGGCGGTTGCTGTGCTTACCGGACAATCTTTATTCCGCCGCAGGGAAGCCCAATTCAATCATGAAACCTACGTTGAGTTCCTGGAGGATATGACAAAGTTTTTTTTCAGGCGAGGCCACCGCATTTACTTTATCCAGGATAATGCGTCATACCACAAGCATCCCACCACGTACGAATGGTTCTCTAAAAACCGGAAATACACGGAAGTGTTTAATTTGCCACCTTATTCTCCAGACTTTAACGCGCAGGAAAAGCTCTGGAAATATACACGCAAACAAGCAACTCATAATCGGTATCATGAAACAGAAACCGACCTCTGCGCCGCACTAACTCACACTTTCGATACCATGCAAAATAATCCAGAGTTGATCATCCCTTTAGTGGCGCAGTTCTGCAGTCCATAA
- a CDS encoding hypothetical protein (produces ATP from ADP in the presence of a proton gradient across the membrane; the K subunit is a nonenzymatic component which binds the dimeric form by interacting with the G and E subunits) — MDSNTVISIGRLGAMVALVMAAIGSCLGTGAAGAAAIGGWKKCYAQNKSAPFMLVAFVGAPLSQTIYGMILMGNIMKAAVTGAAFPVLLGAGFLGGFAMGLSAWMQGRAGAGASDALAETGQGFGNYLMALGVIETVALFVLVFIGKTLV, encoded by the coding sequence ATGGATTCGAATACAGTTATTTCTATTGGTAGATTGGGTGCGATGGTGGCGCTTGTTATGGCGGCGATAGGGTCATGCCTTGGGACGGGAGCGGCAGGGGCAGCAGCTATCGGTGGATGGAAAAAGTGCTATGCCCAGAATAAGTCTGCTCCGTTTATGCTGGTTGCATTTGTGGGGGCGCCATTATCCCAGACTATTTACGGCATGATTTTGATGGGAAATATAATGAAGGCCGCTGTCACAGGTGCGGCATTTCCAGTCTTGCTGGGGGCTGGGTTTCTGGGAGGTTTTGCAATGGGGCTTTCTGCATGGATGCAGGGGCGTGCAGGTGCAGGGGCATCCGACGCACTGGCGGAGACAGGGCAGGGATTCGGTAACTATCTTATGGCCCTCGGGGTCATTGAGACAGTTGCCTTGTTTGTTCTGGTTTTTATAGGTAAAACGCTTGTTTAA
- a CDS encoding helix-turn-helix domain-containing protein has protein sequence MQALKAKGNRQTIKKLVALKKSAQEDSAYRMATRLHAVILNLEGRPPGDVAEILKVNRTNVPAWIRAWNQYGIDGLLQGHRCGRPAGLSLDEKERLLDIIESGPIAYGYDTGVWTSVIIAKTIENEFGLEYHPGHVRKLLKQIGISFQRPTYRLVKADPVARNKWTRYTYPTLKKSR, from the coding sequence ATGCAAGCCTTGAAAGCAAAGGGGAATCGGCAAACGATTAAGAAGTTAGTCGCGTTGAAAAAATCAGCTCAGGAAGATTCTGCGTATCGAATGGCAACGCGATTGCATGCGGTTATTCTTAACCTGGAAGGCCGCCCACCCGGAGACGTTGCGGAGATTTTAAAAGTAAACCGCACCAATGTTCCAGCATGGATTCGCGCGTGGAATCAATACGGAATTGACGGCTTATTACAGGGACACCGCTGCGGGCGACCAGCCGGACTAAGTCTGGATGAAAAAGAAAGACTCCTTGATATTATTGAGAGCGGCCCCATCGCTTATGGCTATGATACTGGGGTGTGGACATCCGTAATCATTGCAAAGACAATCGAAAATGAGTTTGGCCTCGAATATCATCCGGGACATGTGCGGAAGCTCTTGAAGCAGATTGGAATTTCTTTCCAGCGCCCAACCTATCGATTAGTAAAGGCCGATCCTGTCGCTCGTAACAAGTGGACCCGGTACACTTACCCCACATTAAAAAAAAGCCGCTGA
- a CDS encoding DUF433 domain-containing protein, whose product MRSYILASDVSEEEILKDYPHLTVEDIHACLCYAARSCKNEIYLELETNQ is encoded by the coding sequence ATGCGCAGTTATATATTAGCATCCGATGTGTCCGAAGAAGAAATATTGAAGGATTATCCCCATTTAACCGTTGAGGATATTCACGCCTGCTTATGCTATGCAGCCCGGTCTTGTAAAAATGAAATTTACCTGGAGTTGGAAACTAACCAATGA